The following coding sequences lie in one Cyanobacterium sp. Dongsha4 genomic window:
- a CDS encoding TolC family protein, whose translation MYSKKRSSLLLTTYLLLSCVTPSQAQDVETNTSPQNPSSAQVQSTDKFNSSGNPLLFPTKTQEVEIEEQQPVTLNQAIEIALNNNKDLQVARLQLDRSRDSLNASLATQLPTLNGQLEFNQRGDDTPGGDDFIMRDRSLLLGQIELSYNVYDGGRRNANIARSSREVYLNQLEVERISEDVRFRATNAYYELQNADAQVAIAQAAIEDFSQTLRDAQLLEQAGLGTRFDVLQAEVDLANANQALTRAIAEQRNARRNLAQVLSVGQNVELTAADEIKENGQWPYDLEQSIVMAYKNRAELQQLLVQREINEQDREIALAATRPSVNLFANYNFTNTFTDTFDNTGYANGYNVGARLNWEIFDGGEASARADVETRNIEIDETNFAKQRDEIRLNIETAYNNMIANKENISTTETAVTTAVESLRLARLRFQAGVGTQTDVINAQRSLTEARGNFLQAIIGYNQSLNELQRAVSNLPDNKLFEVR comes from the coding sequence ATGTATTCCAAAAAACGTTCTTCTCTGTTATTGACTACCTATTTACTATTGAGTTGTGTAACACCCTCTCAAGCTCAAGATGTTGAAACTAATACTTCTCCTCAAAATCCCTCTTCTGCTCAAGTTCAATCAACAGACAAATTTAATTCTAGTGGTAATCCCCTTCTTTTTCCCACTAAAACTCAGGAGGTAGAAATTGAAGAACAACAGCCTGTAACTTTAAATCAAGCCATTGAAATTGCGTTGAATAATAATAAGGATTTACAAGTGGCAAGGTTACAATTAGATAGATCAAGAGATAGTTTAAATGCTTCTTTAGCGACTCAATTACCGACTCTTAATGGTCAATTAGAGTTTAATCAAAGGGGTGATGATACTCCTGGTGGAGATGACTTCATTATGCGCGATCGCAGTCTCTTATTAGGACAAATTGAGTTAAGTTACAATGTGTATGATGGTGGTCGTCGTAATGCAAATATTGCTCGTTCTAGCAGGGAAGTTTATCTTAATCAGTTAGAAGTTGAGCGTATTTCTGAGGATGTTAGGTTTCGGGCAACAAATGCCTATTATGAATTACAAAATGCTGATGCTCAAGTTGCCATTGCTCAAGCGGCCATCGAAGATTTTTCCCAAACCTTGAGAGATGCTCAGTTATTGGAACAAGCTGGATTAGGAACTCGCTTTGATGTGTTACAAGCAGAAGTAGATTTAGCCAATGCGAACCAAGCATTAACTAGGGCGATCGCAGAACAAAGAAATGCTCGTCGAAATTTAGCACAAGTGCTAAGTGTAGGTCAAAATGTGGAATTAACCGCCGCCGATGAGATCAAAGAAAATGGACAATGGCCTTATGATTTAGAACAAAGTATTGTTATGGCTTATAAAAATAGGGCGGAATTACAACAACTATTGGTGCAAAGAGAGATTAATGAGCAAGACAGAGAAATAGCCCTTGCCGCCACTCGCCCTAGTGTTAATTTATTTGCTAACTATAACTTCACCAACACTTTTACAGATACCTTTGACAATACAGGTTATGCTAACGGTTACAACGTTGGGGCAAGACTTAACTGGGAGATTTTTGACGGTGGAGAAGCAAGTGCAAGGGCAGATGTAGAAACCAGAAACATTGAAATTGATGAAACTAATTTTGCCAAGCAGAGGGATGAAATTCGCCTTAATATTGAAACTGCCTATAACAATATGATTGCTAACAAAGAAAATATTTCTACCACAGAAACGGCTGTTACTACGGCGGTGGAAAGTTTACGTTTAGCAAGATTACGTTTTCAAGCGGGAGTTGGTACACAAACGGATGTTATTAATGCCCAAAGAAGTTTAACCGAAGCTAGGGGAAATTTCCTCCAAGCTATTATTGGTTATAATCAATCTTTGAATGAATTACAAAGAGCAGTCAGTAATTTACCTGACAATAAACTTTTTGAGGTGAGATAG